The sequence TCTTTAAAAGGGTATTGAAAATCAGGATGTTTTGGATGTACAATCGCATCGGCATCAGGTAAAATTTCGCCCACCTCATGATGGTCCGTACAGATAACTTGTAAGCCAATCTCACGTGCATAAGCAAGTTCATCTATGCCAGCTATCCCATTATCGACCGTGATTAATAAATCATAACCATCCGCTTTAATTTTTTTGAAAGCTTCTTTATTAGGACCATATCCTTCAACAAATCGATTTGGGATAAAACAGCCTGAATCAGCACCGATAATTTGTAATGCTTCATATAAAACAGCAGTACTTGTCACACCATCCGCATCATAATCACCATAGATCATTATTTTTTTATCTTCGGCGAGTGCCTCTTCAATAATTTCTAAGGCTTTGTCCATATCCGATAGTAAAAAAGGATCGTGTATTACCTCCTCAGTTGGATGAATAAACGCCTCTACTTCTGCTGGTGTACGTAGTTGTCTCTCCCAAAGCAACGCTGCTACTGGTAATGCGACATTCGCAGCTTTCGCTAACGTTTCTATTTCTTCTTGATTATTTTCTCGTTCTTGCCATTCATAGTTGGATGCAAGCACATTCTTCACTCCTTATTGATAAACTTCCCTTAAATATCATACCACAAATTCAACTTTGAAACCGCTCTCTCATTCATCATTCTAATTTTAAAATTGCAATTCATCTCAATTTCTAAAGTTACTTAAAATTAAAAACAGGCTACAGATAATCGATTCAATCTCGATAACCCATAGCCTGTTCATTAGTTTACGCAGTTATTAAATTTTTTCTTTTTCTGCGTTTTTAATTTTATTAATTTCACTTCTTGAAGAAGCATTTGCTATTTTTTGTTCTTTTAAAAATTTTTCATTTTGTTTAATAGCACTTTTTTCTTTAAACATACGCACCCATGTTACACTGATGACTGTTAAAGCCCCTAAAAGTGCCGACCCAATAATCACTAAAATTAATGGCCATTGTACCGTTGTGAAAATAAAGTTGATTTTCACTGGTTCGACATTGACGATTGATAACACTGCAATGAACAAAACTAATAAGATACTGATTAACGTTAACCACTGTGATTTTTTCATCCTATCCCCACACCCTTCTGTTTAGACAACTAACTTGTCTTTTTTAGATTTGTATTTTTTCTCTTTAACTGTTTTGATTTCGCCATGTTTATTTAATTCGCGAACTTTAAAACCATACCACATTTGCATAACCATAAACATTGATGTGAAAATACTTGAAACCAAACCGATCATAAGAGCAAGTGAGAACTCCCAAATTGAATGGCTACCAAAAATCATCAAGGCGGTTACTGTGATAAGAACTGTGAACACAGTTGCTAACGAACGTGTCAACGTTTGACGTAAACCTTGGTTAACTGCTACAGCTAAATCTTCTTTATTTTTATAAACACGTAGTTTTTGTCCGATTTCACGTACACGATCGGCCGTAACGATTGTATCATTAATGGAATAACCAATGACCGTTAACACCGCTGCAATAAACGTCAAATCTACTTGTATCTTGAAGATACTAAATACTACGAAGATTACGAAACCATCAAACAAGAGCGAGATAACTGCTGAGACAGCCATTTTCAACTCGAAACGGAAACCGATATAAACGATGATTAAAAGTGACGCAATGATTAAAGCAAAGAAACCATTTTTTGCCAACTCTTGTCCAACTGTCGGTGTTACCGTATTGATACTTGATTCATGACCGTATTCTTTTTTGAAGTGATTGTTGAATTTTTTAATTTCGTCTTGTGAGAATGCACCTTTATAACTAACAACGGCAGATTTTTGATCTTTCCCTGTTAAAACAATATCATTTGAAGGCATTCCAATTTGATCAAGTTCTTTAGTGATTTTAGCAGCTGTTAATGTCTTATCAGATGTTAACTCTGCACGTGTTCCACTTGAAAAATCAATACCTAAGTTCATTTTCAAGGTTGCCAAGCAGATAATACCCGCTATAACAATTCCTGCGAAAATTGAAAGGTAAACTTTACGATGTTTTAAGAAGTCGATATTATCAAAGTTAGTAGCTAATTTATATGATTCGTATCCTTCTGAAATATTATGGATACTCTTACGTTTAACAGCAAACCAACCTGGACGATTATCTAGGAAGCCACTATTAACAATTAAACCTAACATAATACGTGAACCATATACTGCTGTAATAAAGCTTACTAAGATACTAATAATTAAAATTAACGCAAAGCCTCGGATTGAACTTGTACCAAAAACAAACAATACGCCAGCTACAATAATTGTTGTTAAGTTCGCATCCAAAATCGTACGGAATGATTCTTTAGAACCTTCGATGAATGCTTTCTTAATTGTACGTCCAACAAGTATTTCTTCTTTGATACGTTCATAAGTAATGATATTAGCATCTACTGCCATACCAATACCTAAAATTAAACCAGCAATACCTGGCAATGTCATTGTTGCACCAACTAAACTTACAATAAGCAATACAATGTATGTATAAATGCTCAATGTCACTGATGCGATTAAACCTGGTAAGCGATAGAAGATAAGCATAAATACAAAAATAGCAAGTAAACCAATTAATCCGGCTAACATTGTATCTTGTAAAGCTGATTGTCCAAACGCTGCACCTACTGATGTTGAGTACACCTCAGTTAATTTAACAGGCAATGCTCCCGCATTAAGTAACTCTGCTAAATTATTTGCCTCTGCAACTGTAAAACTACCCGAAATCTCTACTTGGTTTGTATTCAACACCTGGCTTACATTTGGTGCTGATAAAAATGCAGGGTTTTCTTTTTTAGACTCTGTTAAGAATTTTTGATTATCTTTATGGTCTAACCAAATAACTAATTGATTATTTGGTGCTTCTGCAAGAATTTTTTTCGTTACATCAGCAAATTTTTGACTATCTTTTAATTTCAATGTTACAACTGGTTGATTTTGTTGATCAAATGACTGTTTTGCTGCCCCTTGAACTAAATCACGACCGTCCATCATCAATTTATCATTTGCATCACGGAATGATAATTGTGCAGTTGTTGAAAGCATTTCACGTGCTTCATCTTGATCTTTAACACCCGCTAATTGCACACGGATACGGTTTCCAGATTCAATCGTAATGCTTGGTTCCGCAACGCCCAAAGCGTTAATACGTTTATCCAAAGCAACAACTGTTGATTTTAGTGTTTCACTTGTAACTTTTTCAGCATTTTCACCCGCTGGTTTGACTTCATAAAGAACCTCAAATCCACCTTGTAAATCTAATCCTAAATTAATATTATTTAGTACCGGCTTCACCGTGAACGAAATAAGCGCTGTAAACACAGCGATCAAAATAAAAAAACTGACTAACTTGCCTCTTTTCATAATGCCATACACGACCTTTCTTCTTTTAGTAATTTTTGTAGCAAACTTGTCCTATATTTCTCACGGTTGTAAATAATTGCTAGCTGTTGAAATTAAATCATGACAACAGTTTCTTTCTTATTTCCCCTTTAAATGTACTAAATAAACGGTAAGTATAATGGCATTTCACGCAAGGAAAATTTTCAAACTAATCTTTCAATCCCTGTAATTGACAAATCTTAAGATTTTCACCTGTACCATGGCCTTGGCTCTATTCATTAGCACTACACAATCATAGATTATTATACCAGTTTTCAAGGTTATTTTCATCAAAATCAAAAAAACCTTTTATGCTACAAACATAGAAGGTTTTGTTTTTAAGTATTTAGTTATTGTCATTTGATTCAAAAGAATCAACTGGTGCTTCAGATACTTCAAGTACTGTACGCACTGCTTGACGATCAAAAGTTAATAACGAACCGTGACAATCAAGTGTAACTTGTTTGTCATCGATAGAATCAACTACGCCGTGTAAGCCACCGATTGTTGCAATAGTATCGCCTTTTTTAAGCGCACTTTGCATTGATTGTACTTTTTTCTGACGCTTTTGTTGCGGACGAATCAGCATAAAGTAAAACAATGCGATCATAACTACGATAAGTAAAATAGACTGCATGTGTGATAAAACCCCTTTCATTAGTCATTACTATTATTATATCAGAAAATAATGACAATTATCTATCAATATGCTAGAAATTACGCGGATTTTCTTTGTTATAGCCATATTGTTCGAAAAATTCTTCACGGAAGGCCAATAAACGGTCCTCCATTATCGCTTCACGTACATCTTCCATTAATTTAATCAAGAAATACAAGTTATGGTAACTTGTTAGGCGAATTCCAAAAGCTTCTTTTGCTTTAATGAGATGACGAAGGTATGCACGCGAATAATTTTTACAAACATGGCAATCACAGTTAGGATCAAGTGGACCAAAATCACGTTCATAAATCGCATTTTTAATAACGACACGACCTTGACTTGTCATTGTTGTTCCGTTACGTGCTATACGAGTTGGTAATACACAGTCAAACATATCAATTCCACGGATAACCCCATCAATTAATGCATCGGGTGAACCAACGCCCATTAAATAACGTGGTTTATCAGCTGGAAGGAATGGTGTTGTTGCCTCAAGCGCTTCATTCATTAAATGTTTTTCTTCTCCAACGCTTAATCCACCAATTGAATAGCCAGGAAAATCTAATGAGGCTAATTCTTTTGCATGTTGTTGACGTAAATCAGAGTATACCCCACCTTGAACGATGCCGAATAATGATTGTTTATCCATTGTTGTATGAGCTTTCAAACCACGTTCTGCCCAACGAGTTGTACGTGCCATTGATTGAATCATGTACTCACGGCTAGCTGGATAAGGTGGGCATTCATCGAATGACATCATAATATCAGAGCCGAGTGCTTCTTGAATCTCAATTGCTTTTTCAGGTGATAAAAATAATTTCGAACCATCCAAGTGACTACGGAAATGAACACCTTCTTCTTTAATATCACGAATCTTGCTCAAACTAAACACTTGGAAACCACCTGAATCAGTCAAAATCGGTTGATCCCAGTTCATAAATTTGTGGAGACCCCCTGCTTCACGAATTAATTCGTGACCTGGACGTAACCAAAGATGATAAGTATTACTCAAGATAATACCTGAACCCATCTCTTTTAATTCTTCTGGTGATAATGTTTTGACTGTTGCCAATGTTCCAACTGGCATAAACATTGGTGTTGGGAACGAACCGTGTGGTGTATGGATAATACCTGCACGAGCTCCGGTTTCCTTATCTGTTTTAAGCAATTCATATACTACTGCTGGTCTCATAACTTACCTCTTTCATTGATTATTATTTTTGTAAAAACATTGCATCGCCAAAACTAAAGAAGCGATATTTTTCTGCAACGGCGTGTTCATAAGCATTGATTACATTATCTCGACTTGAGAAAGCACTGACAAGCATCACTAACGTCGATTTTGGTAAATGGAAGTTGGTAATTAACGCATCGCACGCTTTAAACTCAAATCCTGGAGATATAAAAATATCTGTCCAACCATCATCTGCTTTAATCGCACCATCAAATTTTTGTGTGATTGATTCTAGCGTACGCATACTTGTTGTTCCAACAGCAATGATTTTTTTGCCGTTATTGCGTACGTCATTTAACGTGGCTGCCGCTTCTTCTGTCATGCGGTAAAACTCAGAATGCATTTTATGATTTGTTGTATCTTCTACACTAATTGGACGGAAAGTTCCTAATCCTACATGTAAAGTGATAAAAACAATATGTACACCTTTTGCACGAATCGCTTCTAACAACTCGTTTGTAAAATGTAGACCTGCTGTCGGTGCAGCCGCTGAACCATTTTCTTCAGCATAAACTGTTTGATAACGTTCTTGATCCTCAAGCTGTTCTTTAATATAAGGTGGCAATGGCATTTCACCAAGCGCCTCCAATACCTCATAAAAGATACCCTCGTACTTGAAAGTCATTAAGCGACCCCCATGTTCAAGTTCACCTGTACAAACAGCTGTTAAACGGCCATCACCAAATGATAATACAGTACCCACACGGATACGTTTGGCAGGTTTAACCAATGTTTCCCACTCGTCACCCTCTAGTTGTTTTAAAAGTAATACTTCTGTATGACCGCCAGTTTCAGCTTTAATTCCGTGTAAACGGGCAGGTAAAACGCGTGTGTTATTTAAAACCAGCGCATCGCCTTCTGATAAATACTCTAACATGTCAGGAAAAACACCATCACGGTAAGCACCAGTTTCTCTATTCATCATTAATAATCGACTGGATGTACGATCTAATAATGGCGTTTGTGCAATTAATTCCTCTGGTAATTCATAATTAAAATCTTCTACTCTCACTTTATTCACCTTTTCTGTTCAATTTATATATTATGCAAGCGGTCGTCCTAAATGCTGATAAGCCTTAGGTGTAGCTACACGACCACGTGGTGTTCTTTGTAAAAAGCCATGTTGTAATAAATAGGGTTCATACATGTCTTCAATCGTTAAACGTTCTTCACCAATACTGGCAGCTAAGGTATCCAAACCAACAGGACCTCCATTAAACATATCAATAATTGCTGATAATATTTTCTCATCAATTTGGTCTAACCCTTTATCATCAACTAGCAATAACTCTAACGCCATTTTGGCAATAGGAACGCTAATGGTTCCATCACTTTTAACTTGTGCAACATCACGTACACGTTTTACCAGACGGTTTGCGATACGCGGTGTTCCTCTTGAACGGCGTGCCATTTCATGTGACGCATTTCCTTCAAGAGGTGTTTCTAAAATCGCTGCTGTTCTTTCAATAATCGCTTCCAATTCAGAAATCGTATAATATTCCAGGTGGTTAATTACACCAAAACGATCTCGTAACGGGGCAGTCATGTGACCAGCACGCGTTGTAGCACCAATCAATGTAAATGGGGGTAACTCCATTCGAATTGAGCGTGCTTCTGGTCCTTGTCCAATAATAATATCCAAAGCAAAATCTTCCATTGCCGGATATAAAATCTCTTCTATCACTCGGCTCAAGCGATGAATCTCATCAATAAAAAGAACATCTCCTGGCTCTAATGCTGTTAAAATCGCTGCTAAATCACCCTGTTTTTCAATGGCGGGACCACTTGTTGTATGCAATTTAGCACCCATTTCATTAGCTACTACCATTGCTAATGTTGTTTTACCTAAACCAGGTGGGCCATATAACAAAACGTGATCCAATGCTTCTTGGCGCATACGTGCAGCCTCAATAAAAATTTGCAAGTTATTCTTTACTTTTTCTTGACCGATATATTGCGCTAAACGACTTGGTCGTAAACTCAATTCCATTGAACCCTCATCACCAATTGATTCGGAAGATATAATACGCTCATCCATTCGATACTCACCCCCTATTATTGTGTGTCATTCAAAATAGCTTTAAATTGTTTAACATCTTCGACTTTAACCGGATTTTTTAATAGGCTTGTAGATGCTTTTATTGTTCTCTAGCACTGCAAGCCAAAACTTGTGAGATTTCAAAGATACTTCCAGCGATAAAATAATCGCTTACCGAACTTTTACAATCTCTTCAGTTCTGAATGGGCTTGTAGATGCTTTTACTGTTCTCTAGCACTGCAAGCCAAAACTTGTGAGATTTCAAAGATGCTCCCAGCGATAAAATAATCGCTTACCGAACTTTTACAATCTCTTCAGTTCTGAATGGGCTTGTAGATGCTTTTACTGTTCTCTAGCACCACAAGCCAAAACTTGTGAGATTTCAAAGATACTTCCAGCGATAAAATAATCGCTTACCGAACTTTTACAATCTCTTCAGTTCTGAATGGGCTTGTAGATGCTTTTATTAATTAGTTAATAATTTCAATCCAGCTCGAATATACTCATCCGTGGTTGCTAACTCAAGTTTTTCCATTTTTGTTTCTACACGCTTAATCTCACGAGCGCTATATCCCAATGCTTCAAGTGCCAACAATGCTTCTGATAAAGCGCTGTGAACTTCCACTATTGCTGTTGTTTGTTTGGCTGAAGGTACTAAATCATTGATCTTACCTTTTAAATCTAAAATGATTTGACGGGCCGTTTTCTTACCAATTCCTGGGAATTTGACTAGATAACCTTCATTTTCTCCTTCAATAGCAGCAACCAATAAACTTAATTCACCGCGAGCAATAATTGCCATTGCCCCTTTAGGACCAATTCCTGTAACACTTAATAATTTCTGGAAGAGGAAACGTTCTTCTCTACTTTCAAAACCAAATAATGTTTCAGCATCTTCACGCACATGATGGTGAATAAAAATTTGTTCTTCTAAACCTTCTCGTGTTGTGAATGAAAAAGGATTAGGTACGTGTACCAGATAGCCAATACCTTGAACATCGACAGTAATATAAAGTGGGCATATATAAGTAATATGACCTTTTAAGTATTCAAACATTTAAGTAACCTCTTTTCCAGTTGGCGTATTTAGCTGTCAAATCGACTATTATTTCACCAAAATACGTTAAATTTCATCTTCTATATCATAGCATAAATTAACGTGAAAAGTTATTGGTTGAACTAAAAAACACCTCCTTATATAGAAGATGTTTTCAAATCTAGTAACCGAAGTAACACAACTAAAAATAGTGTTTGGATTTCTGACTATTTATGTTCAAAATAACAATCACCTATGAATTTTTCTAATGTCTTCTACTATTATAGAAAAAAAGCCAGTAAGGCTCTTTTCAATTTATGAAAACGAACGTTACTGACGCTTTATTAAACTAAGATTGGAATAAATACACTAGCTAAAATAGCTGTTCCAGCCATTGTCACCAATCCAATTGCACCTTCTTCTTTATTGAGCAACATCGAATGTGAACTTCCCATAATATGTGCCACAGCAGCCATTGCTACACCACGAGCCACTCTGTTTTTCACACCCATGAAATGAAGAATCCGATTTCCAAATGCAGCACCTATACAACCCGATAACACGACACCAATTGCCGTTAAAGATGCAGAAGCTTCGATATCATTGGCAATTGTAATAGCAACAGGCAATGTCACATTTTTACCCCACAACGAGGATACCATTTCAGCTGACAATGGTAGAACTAATGAGAAAATGAATGTCATTCCAACCGAAACAGCCAATCCAATCATCATGCCAATTAATACCACTGGTAAATAACGATAAATAATCGCTCGCACCGAATACATCGGAACGGCAAACGCCACTATTGCAGGTCCCATCATAAAACTGAAAAATTGACGAGCACCACTATAGGATTCATATGTTAAATTCATCGATACAAGTAAAATGATCATCATTGCTGACGCTGTAAAAATTGGCAATGTAAAAACAGAAGGAAATCTTCTATTAATAACATAAGCCACGCAAAAAAAGACAATTGTCATTCCCACTAAAAAAAGATCAAGTTTCATTTTGTCACCTCTTTATCTGCTTTCTTTGAAGACGGCCAGATTTTTATTAACTGCTGTACTGCCCAACCCGAAACAAAAAAGATCACAAATGCTGATACAACAATATCGATGATAATGAAAATACCCTGATGTAAAAACAACTGACCATAATCCATTAAACCCGTCATCGAAGGAATGAAGAACAATGGCATAATCATCAATAAAAAGGCAGCACCAACGTTGATCCACTCCATCTTAATGATTTTAAAACTCAAGCATGTAAACAGTAATATCAAACCAATCAAGCTACCAGGAACAACTAAGTTAAACCATTGTTGCAACTGTTCGCCAATTAAAAAAAACACAATCAAAAAGCAAATTTGTAAGACAGCCTTAACCAGCCAACGTACAAATTGCTTTAGTTTAGAAATATACATCCCCATCACAATCCTTATCCACATAGTATCTTAAGTATACTCCTCTTTTGGACGTTTGAAAAGAGGCTGAAAGAATAACAAGCTCATTTTACTTTATCGAAATTAGAATGGATTAAAAGTGTAACGTGTTAAACTAGAAATTTTAGTTAGGATAGACTGATTGTTGAAAGAAAGAGAAACTCGTTTTACTTTCATCCAAATTGAAATACTAAAAATCTTACTCATTAGACTAAAGAAATTAAATTGTTATAGACTGATCACCGAAAGAAAGAGAAACTCGTTTTACTTTCATCCAAATTGAAATGCTAAAAAAATCACTCATTAGACTAAAGAAATTAAATTGTTATAGACTGGTCACCGAAAGAAAGAGAAACTCGTTTTACTTTCATCCAAATTGAAATGCTAAAAAAATCACTCATTAGACTAAGGAAATTAAATTGTTATAGACTGGTCACCGAAAGAAAGAGAAACTCGTTTTACTTTCATCCAAATTGAAATGCTAAAAAAATCACTCATTAGACTAAGGAAATTAAATTGTTATAGACTGGTCCATGTCTATACTCCAATTTTATTTTCAGGTCTAGTGATTTTTTATGTGTTTATGAAATTTTGACAAAGTAAGTTTTAGTTTCTAGAGGATGTCTATACTCCAATTTTATTTTCAGGTCTAGTGATTTTTTTATAACGTTATGAAATTACTGACATCGTAGCGGATTTATCCGCTTTACGAGAGTAGTATGGGACGGAGCGCAAGCGAGTACCACTCCTTCTGTTAATAACTTAAGAGCACTAATCCTTAAATTAATGTCATAAGAGTACCACTCCTTCTGTTGATGTTGTAAGAGTACCAATCCTTTATTGAAATAAATTGCACTTCATTGTTTTAGTTTGAAATACAGGCTAAAAGCAAAAGCAACTCCAAACGTTCAGCTTCGTATACAAAAACAACGCGCTAACATTTGTCAGCGCGTTGTCTTAAAAATTTCCTATTAATAAAAAATCAAACCAACAATGTATACAGCATCGGGTTATCATTAACGGGGATATAGTTT comes from Brochothrix thermosphacta DSM 20171 = FSL F6-1036 and encodes:
- a CDS encoding LapA family protein, translating into MKKSQWLTLISILLVLFIAVLSIVNVEPVKINFIFTTVQWPLILVIIGSALLGALTVISVTWVRMFKEKSAIKQNEKFLKEQKIANASSRSEINKIKNAEKEKI
- the queA gene encoding tRNA preQ1(34) S-adenosylmethionine ribosyltransferase-isomerase QueA → MRVEDFNYELPEELIAQTPLLDRTSSRLLMMNRETGAYRDGVFPDMLEYLSEGDALVLNNTRVLPARLHGIKAETGGHTEVLLLKQLEGDEWETLVKPAKRIRVGTVLSFGDGRLTAVCTGELEHGGRLMTFKYEGIFYEVLEALGEMPLPPYIKEQLEDQERYQTVYAEENGSAAAPTAGLHFTNELLEAIRAKGVHIVFITLHVGLGTFRPISVEDTTNHKMHSEFYRMTEEAAATLNDVRNNGKKIIAVGTTSMRTLESITQKFDGAIKADDGWTDIFISPGFEFKACDALITNFHLPKSTLVMLVSAFSSRDNVINAYEHAVAEKYRFFSFGDAMFLQK
- the tgt gene encoding tRNA guanosine(34) transglycosylase Tgt — translated: MRPAVVYELLKTDKETGARAGIIHTPHGSFPTPMFMPVGTLATVKTLSPEELKEMGSGIILSNTYHLWLRPGHELIREAGGLHKFMNWDQPILTDSGGFQVFSLSKIRDIKEEGVHFRSHLDGSKLFLSPEKAIEIQEALGSDIMMSFDECPPYPASREYMIQSMARTTRWAERGLKAHTTMDKQSLFGIVQGGVYSDLRQQHAKELASLDFPGYSIGGLSVGEEKHLMNEALEATTPFLPADKPRYLMGVGSPDALIDGVIRGIDMFDCVLPTRIARNGTTMTSQGRVVIKNAIYERDFGPLDPNCDCHVCKNYSRAYLRHLIKAKEAFGIRLTSYHNLYFLIKLMEDVREAIMEDRLLAFREEFFEQYGYNKENPRNF
- the ruvA gene encoding Holliday junction branch migration protein RuvA, with product MFEYLKGHITYICPLYITVDVQGIGYLVHVPNPFSFTTREGLEEQIFIHHHVREDAETLFGFESREERFLFQKLLSVTGIGPKGAMAIIARGELSLLVAAIEGENEGYLVKFPGIGKKTARQIILDLKGKINDLVPSAKQTTAIVEVHSALSEALLALEALGYSAREIKRVETKMEKLELATTDEYIRAGLKLLTN
- the yajC gene encoding preprotein translocase subunit YajC, which produces MQSILLIVVMIALFYFMLIRPQQKRQKKVQSMQSALKKGDTIATIGGLHGVVDSIDDKQVTLDCHGSLLTFDRQAVRTVLEVSEAPVDSFESNDNN
- the secD gene encoding protein translocase subunit SecD, with the translated sequence MMKRGKLVSFFILIAVFTALISFTVKPVLNNINLGLDLQGGFEVLYEVKPAGENAEKVTSETLKSTVVALDKRINALGVAEPSITIESGNRIRVQLAGVKDQDEAREMLSTTAQLSFRDANDKLMMDGRDLVQGAAKQSFDQQNQPVVTLKLKDSQKFADVTKKILAEAPNNQLVIWLDHKDNQKFLTESKKENPAFLSAPNVSQVLNTNQVEISGSFTVAEANNLAELLNAGALPVKLTEVYSTSVGAAFGQSALQDTMLAGLIGLLAIFVFMLIFYRLPGLIASVTLSIYTYIVLLIVSLVGATMTLPGIAGLILGIGMAVDANIITYERIKEEILVGRTIKKAFIEGSKESFRTILDANLTTIIVAGVLFVFGTSSIRGFALILIISILVSFITAVYGSRIMLGLIVNSGFLDNRPGWFAVKRKSIHNISEGYESYKLATNFDNIDFLKHRKVYLSIFAGIVIAGIICLATLKMNLGIDFSSGTRAELTSDKTLTAAKITKELDQIGMPSNDIVLTGKDQKSAVVSYKGAFSQDEIKKFNNHFKKEYGHESSINTVTPTVGQELAKNGFFALIIASLLIIVYIGFRFELKMAVSAVISLLFDGFVIFVVFSIFKIQVDLTFIAAVLTVIGYSINDTIVTADRVREIGQKLRVYKNKEDLAVAVNQGLRQTLTRSLATVFTVLITVTALMIFGSHSIWEFSLALMIGLVSSIFTSMFMVMQMWYGFKVRELNKHGEIKTVKEKKYKSKKDKLVV
- the ruvB gene encoding Holliday junction branch migration DNA helicase RuvB; its protein translation is MDERIISSESIGDEGSMELSLRPSRLAQYIGQEKVKNNLQIFIEAARMRQEALDHVLLYGPPGLGKTTLAMVVANEMGAKLHTTSGPAIEKQGDLAAILTALEPGDVLFIDEIHRLSRVIEEILYPAMEDFALDIIIGQGPEARSIRMELPPFTLIGATTRAGHMTAPLRDRFGVINHLEYYTISELEAIIERTAAILETPLEGNASHEMARRSRGTPRIANRLVKRVRDVAQVKSDGTISVPIAKMALELLLVDDKGLDQIDEKILSAIIDMFNGGPVGLDTLAASIGEERLTIEDMYEPYLLQHGFLQRTPRGRVATPKAYQHLGRPLA
- a CDS encoding LrgB family protein gives rise to the protein MKLDLFLVGMTIVFFCVAYVINRRFPSVFTLPIFTASAMMIILLVSMNLTYESYSGARQFFSFMMGPAIVAFAVPMYSVRAIIYRYLPVVLIGMMIGLAVSVGMTFIFSLVLPLSAEMVSSLWGKNVTLPVAITIANDIEASASLTAIGVVLSGCIGAAFGNRILHFMGVKNRVARGVAMAAVAHIMGSSHSMLLNKEEGAIGLVTMAGTAILASVFIPILV
- a CDS encoding CidA/LrgA family protein, which produces MYISKLKQFVRWLVKAVLQICFLIVFFLIGEQLQQWFNLVVPGSLIGLILLFTCLSFKIIKMEWINVGAAFLLMIMPLFFIPSMTGLMDYGQLFLHQGIFIIIDIVVSAFVIFFVSGWAVQQLIKIWPSSKKADKEVTK